One genomic window of Camelina sativa cultivar DH55 chromosome 5, Cs, whole genome shotgun sequence includes the following:
- the LOC104784655 gene encoding uncharacterized protein LOC104784655 isoform X1: protein MAAAEARAVWQRTVNRCFVQEDAKRAPKFTYCQSSSSSTPSSTKQVEDSGSSSSRPSSSLEPQHHQSSCSGFMPLHRTPNFPDLLPHNTGLWTPHHPSFQMVNKKPLEVNNNEVLTEKKPELGAGEKKQVKTYNSESFQEFIELMETRESYGSYDESTEKKLNEPAFDPSSPWNPLSNEKAEPWWRTTDKDELASLVAQRSLDYVENCDLPTPQKMKRSYYGSPRDGFRDYSVSNQQTINEHGPSRGNSFKNRTDASSESDLSKSELLEALRHSQTRAREAENMAKEACAEKEHLVKLLFKQASELFGYKQWLQLLQLEALYLQIKNKKIENNNNNSKKSNEKPQVSIPWSNCKARKGGRKRRSKSGKTNGAKYAVSLALGMSLVGAGLLLGWTVGWMQMLSF, encoded by the coding sequence ATGGCAGCAGCTGAAGCTAGAGCAGTTTGGCAAAGAACTGTTAACCGTTGCTTTGTCCAAGAAGACGCTAAAAGAGCTCCCAAGTTTACTTATtgccaatcttcttcttcctcaactcCTTCATCAACTAAGCAAGTCGAAGActctggttcttcttcttctcgaccttcttcttctcttgaacCACAACATCATCAGTCATCTTGTTCAGGTTTCATGCCTCTTCATCGAACCCCTAATTTCCCTGATCTCTTACCTCACAACACCGGTTTGTGGACTCCTCACCACCCCTCCTTTCAGATGGTGAATAAGAAGCCATTAGAGGTTAACAACAATGAAGTCCTAACTGAGAAGAAGCCTGAATTAGGAGCTGGAGAGAAGAAACAAGTAAAGACTTATAATTCAGAAAGCTTTCAAGAGTTTATAGAGTTGATGGAAACAAGGGAAAGTTATGGTAGCTATGATGAGTCCACTGAGAAGAAGCTAAATGAGCCAGCTTTTGATCCGAGCTCACCATGGAATCCTCTCTCAAACGAGAAAGCTGAACCGTGGTGGCGAACCACGGATAAAGATGAATTAGCTTCCTTGGTTGCACAAAGATCACTAGACTACGTTGAGAACTGTGATCTTCCAACACCACAGAAGATGAAACGCTCTTATTATGGTAGTCCACGTGATGGTTTCAGAGATTACTCTGTCTCTAACCAACAAACCATCAACGAGCATGGACCAAGCAGAGGAAACAGCTTCAAGAACAGAACCGATGCTTCGTCTGAGTCTGATTTAAGCAAATCAGAGTTACTAGAAGCGCTGAGGCATTCTCAAACACGAGCTAGGGAAGCGGAGAACATGGCTAAAGAAGCTTGTGCGGAGAAAGAGCACTTGGTGAAGCTCTTGTTTAAGCAAGCATCAGAGCTTTTCGGGTATAAGCAATGGTTACAACTGCTTCAGCTTGAAGCACTTTACCTCCaaataaagaacaagaagattgagaataacaacaacaacagcaaaaagAGCAACGAAAAGCCACAGGTTTCCATCCCATGGAGCAATTGCAAAGCAAGAAAAGGtgggaggaagagaagaagcaaaagtgGTAAAACGAATGGAGCTAAGTATGCAGTTAGTTTAGCTTTGGGGATGAGTCTTGTTGGTGCTGGTTTGCTACTTGGATGGACTGTTGGATGGATGCAGATGCTATCGTTCTaa
- the LOC104784655 gene encoding uncharacterized protein LOC104784655 isoform X2, which translates to MVNKKPLEVNNNEVLTEKKPELGAGEKKQVKTYNSESFQEFIELMETRESYGSYDESTEKKLNEPAFDPSSPWNPLSNEKAEPWWRTTDKDELASLVAQRSLDYVENCDLPTPQKMKRSYYGSPRDGFRDYSVSNQQTINEHGPSRGNSFKNRTDASSESDLSKSELLEALRHSQTRAREAENMAKEACAEKEHLVKLLFKQASELFGYKQWLQLLQLEALYLQIKNKKIENNNNNSKKSNEKPQVSIPWSNCKARKGGRKRRSKSGKTNGAKYAVSLALGMSLVGAGLLLGWTVGWMQMLSF; encoded by the coding sequence ATGGTGAATAAGAAGCCATTAGAGGTTAACAACAATGAAGTCCTAACTGAGAAGAAGCCTGAATTAGGAGCTGGAGAGAAGAAACAAGTAAAGACTTATAATTCAGAAAGCTTTCAAGAGTTTATAGAGTTGATGGAAACAAGGGAAAGTTATGGTAGCTATGATGAGTCCACTGAGAAGAAGCTAAATGAGCCAGCTTTTGATCCGAGCTCACCATGGAATCCTCTCTCAAACGAGAAAGCTGAACCGTGGTGGCGAACCACGGATAAAGATGAATTAGCTTCCTTGGTTGCACAAAGATCACTAGACTACGTTGAGAACTGTGATCTTCCAACACCACAGAAGATGAAACGCTCTTATTATGGTAGTCCACGTGATGGTTTCAGAGATTACTCTGTCTCTAACCAACAAACCATCAACGAGCATGGACCAAGCAGAGGAAACAGCTTCAAGAACAGAACCGATGCTTCGTCTGAGTCTGATTTAAGCAAATCAGAGTTACTAGAAGCGCTGAGGCATTCTCAAACACGAGCTAGGGAAGCGGAGAACATGGCTAAAGAAGCTTGTGCGGAGAAAGAGCACTTGGTGAAGCTCTTGTTTAAGCAAGCATCAGAGCTTTTCGGGTATAAGCAATGGTTACAACTGCTTCAGCTTGAAGCACTTTACCTCCaaataaagaacaagaagattgagaataacaacaacaacagcaaaaagAGCAACGAAAAGCCACAGGTTTCCATCCCATGGAGCAATTGCAAAGCAAGAAAAGGtgggaggaagagaagaagcaaaagtgGTAAAACGAATGGAGCTAAGTATGCAGTTAGTTTAGCTTTGGGGATGAGTCTTGTTGGTGCTGGTTTGCTACTTGGATGGACTGTTGGATGGATGCAGATGCTATCGTTCTaa
- the LOC104784657 gene encoding uncharacterized protein LOC104784657 — protein MREAKEEEKAKLALVLAAKSRSLLYTSSPASPRVFASPIHTLASVPFCWEDQPGKPKNPLRPLSYPKCLDLPPRLLLPGEFTHMPLPERRHGPFRFLRRKGRGGVVVRDNYVFLSESQRAGEINENNMKIMKFNRSGSYHGGGSVKGSHFWGSLCKGLKLAMPWKNKKLRSESV, from the exons ATGAGAGaagcaaaggaagaagagaaggcgAAGCTGGCACTTGTGTTAGCTGCAAAGTCAAGATCATTGTTGTACACTTCATCGCCTGCAAGTCCACGTGTGTTTGCTTCTCCGATTCACACTCTTGCCTCTGTTCCGTTTTGCTGGGAAGACCAACCAGGCAAGCCCAAGAACCCTCTCCGTCCTCTTTCTTACCCCAAGTGTCTTGATTTGCCTCCTCGTTTGCTCCTTCCTGGTGAGTTTACGCACATGCCCTTGCCCGAGAGGAGACATGGTCCCTTCCGGTTCTTGCGGAGGAAAGGGAGAGGGGGTGTTGTTGTCAGGGATAATTATGTCTTTTTGTCGGAGAGTCAGAGAGCAGGAGAGATCAACGAGAACAACATGAAGATCATGAAGTTTAACAGATCAGGGAGTTACCATGGTGGTGGCTCTGTTAAAGGATCTCACTTTTGG GGAAGTTTATGCAAGGGACTGAAGCTAGCAATGCCATGGAAGAACAAGAAGCTTAGAAGTGAAAGTGTTTGA
- the LOC104784658 gene encoding uncharacterized protein LOC104784658, which produces MSRRRVCETQYKLSVPQERFWDRFVRNWTVICNKKLKDLHPSAHSTHTEIESLDHQMKTMKQRFVKPKYVGGYKYIAATTKVIDSEPSGLNCLIVVTAEYEKSGLELRDLEEVRLLAHYINVVAYHCRVGDARDYPKPVRLNNGTGPSNQSMP; this is translated from the exons ATGTCACGGAGACGAGTTTGTGAGACGCAGTATAAGCTTTCCGTCCCGCAAGAACGATTCTGGGACCGTTTTGTCCGCAATTGGACTGTCATTTGTAATAAAAAACTTAaag ACCTTCACCCATCTGCTCACTCGACTCATACGGAAATTGAGTCATTGGATCACCAGATGAAAACCATGAAGCAACGGTTCGTCAAACCTAAATACGTTGGAGGCTATAAGTATATTGCAGCAACTACAAAAGTTATTGACAGCGAGCCTAGTGGCTTGAATTGCCTCATAGTCGTCACTGCGGAGTACGAAAAGAGTGGCCTTGAGCTCAGAGACCTTGAAGAAGTCAGACTCCTTGCACATTATATTAATGTAGTAGCTTATCATTGCCGTGTTGGTGATGCTCGCGATTATCCCAAGCCAGTGCGTCTTAATAATGGCACCGGCCCGTCAAATCAATCCATGCCATAA
- the LOC104784659 gene encoding auxin response factor 11-like: MANVVVDADFRRSGTNEDDQLYTELWKACAGPLVEVPRYGERVFYFPQGHMEQLVASTNQGVVDQEIPVFNLPPKILCRVLSVVLKAEHETDEVYAQITLHPEEDQSEPTSLDPPVVEPAKPKVDSFVKILTASDTSTHGGFSVLRKHATECLPSLDMTQPTPTQELVAKDLHGYEWRFKHIFRGQPRRHLLTTGWSTFVTSKRLVAGDAFVFLRGETGDLRVGVRRLARQQSTMPASVISSQSMRLGVLATASHAVNTKSIFIVLYKPRISQFIISVNKYMVAMKNGFALGMRFRMRFEGEESPERIFTGTIVGSGDLSSQWPASKWRSLQIQWDEPSTIQRPNKVSSWEIEPFSPSALTSAPTQPQSKSKRSRPIDSSVSEITGSSVASTYLSSFSQSHESNPSVKLLFHDPATERNLNNSVFSSGLQGKTTEAPGTSCCRLFGFDLTSKPSSSAPIPPEKQIISVNSNNSDSTTKCQDPNSSNSTKEQKQQTSTRSRTKVQMQGTAVGRAVDLTLLRSYDELIKELEKMFEIEGELSPKDKWAVVFTDDEGDMMLVGDDPWDEFCKMAKKLFIYSSEEVKKMSSKSLLDDEGTIVNLESDQRTVHV, encoded by the exons ATGGCGAATGTAGTAGTGGATGCTGATTTCAGAAGATCAG GGACTAATGAAGATGATCAATTGTACACGGAGCTATGGAAAGCTTGTGCAGGGCCACTTGTTGAAGTACCTCGTTATGGTGAACGAGTTTTCTATTTTCCTCAAGGTCACATGGAACAA TTGGTGGCTTCGACTAATCAAGGAGTCGTTGATCAAGAGATACCAGTTTTTAATCTTCCTCCGAAGATACTTTGCCGTGTTCTTAGTGTTGTGTTAAAAGCAGAGCATGAGACTGATGAGGTTTACGCTCAGATCACATTACACCCTGAAGAAGAT CAAAGTGAACCAACAAGCCTTGATCCACCTGTAGTCGAACCAGCTAAACCAAAGGTTGATTCGTTTGTGAAGATTCTAACAGCTTCTGATACAAGCACTCATGGTGGATTCTCTGTCCTTCGTAAACACGCCACTGAGTGTTTGCCTTCTCTT GATATGACACAACCTACACCAACTCAAGAACTTGTAGCTAAAGATCTTCACGGCTATGAATGGAGGTTTAAGCATATTTTTAGAG GTCAACCGAGGAGGCATTTACTTACAACAGGTTGGAGTACATTTGTAACCTCAAAAAGACTTGTAGCCGGAGATGCATTTGTGTTCTTGAG GGGTGAAACTGGGGATTTACGGGTTGGTGTGAGACGTTTAGCTAGGCAGCAAAGTACGATGCCTGCATCCGTTATTTCGAGTCAGAGTATGCGTTTGGGAGTTCTTGCTACAGCTTCTCATGCTGTTAatacaaaatctatatttattgtgtTATATAAACCGAG GATAAGCCAATTTATAATCAGTGTGAACAAGTATATGGTGGCGATGAAGAACGGGTTTGCTCTCGGTATGCGGTTTAGGATGAGATTTGAAGGAGAAGAGTCTCCTGAGAGAAT ATTTACAGGTACTATTGTTGGTAGTGGAGATCTATCTTCTCAGTGGCCAGCTTCGAAATGGAGGTCACTGCAG ATCCAATGGGACGAGCCATCCACTATTCAAAGACCAAATAAGGTTTCATCATGGGAGATCGAGCCTTTCTCACCATCCGCGCTAACCTCTGCTCCTACGCAACCACAGTCAAAGTCCAAACGGTCCAGACCAATTGATTCATCAGTTTCAG AAATCACAGGGAGTTCTGTAGCTTCTACTTACTTGAGCAGCTTCTCGCAGAGCCATGAGTCTAATCCATCAGTCAAACTGTTGTTCCATGATCCAGCAACCGAGAGGAACTTGAACAATTCGGTGTTCTCAAGCGGATTACAAGGCAAGACAACCGAGGCTCCGGGCACAAGTTGCTGTAGGCTGTTCGGATTCGATCTCACGAGcaagccttcttcttctgctccaaTTCCTCCTGAAAAGCAAATAATAAGTGTGAATTCAAACAACTCTGATTCTACCACCAAGTGTCAAGATCCTAACTCGTCGAACTCAACAAAAGAGCAGAAGCAACAAACATCCACAAGAAGCCGAACCAAG GTGCAAATGCAAGGAACAGCGGTTGGACGCGCGGTTGATTTGACATTGTTAAGATCATACGACGAATTAATCAAAGAGTTAGAGAAAATGTTTGAGATTGAAGGAGAGCTTAGTCCAAAAGACAAATGGGCTGTTGTGTTTACAGATGATGAAGGTGACATGATGCTTGTAGGAGACGATCCGTGGGa TGAGTTCTGTAAAATGGCAAAGAAGTTATTCATATATTCGAGTGAAGAGGTCAAGAAAATGAGCTCAAAGTCTTTGTTGGATGATGAAGGTACAATCGTAAATCTTGAATCGGATCAGAGGACAGTTCACGTttaa